A genomic segment from Spirochaetota bacterium encodes:
- a CDS encoding 6-bladed beta-propeller yields the protein MLKKIIVVLIVLITFIPTIGITLDKQVAIFQKAKSEVAKGMYHFNEMHYLAAIEFFRKALEVYPEYYTANEYLARAYKLAGYTNLALQQWQILLDMTKENPLIQNKIDMINFRGSLYSSFVQPIELIETASYLPVDLGRFRFSSPIDIAIDNDKNMYITSFSNGKLVKLDPNGEGIFTRTYNLDGKLYGIDYKSELLAVTDFANNKVFIINTDGKVVKTIGSTGNQEGQFNGPEGVCFGGDSSLYVVDSGNHRVQKFGLDGRFILAFGQFGEYEGQLNKPTDVAVRHENVYVTDTNNKRIAVFDDSGNFVENLTPSEFAVPRGIFVQGNLMAVSDEKKGLFMYNFETGQSQWFVSWEGKKKFYHLTSAVMDDNGFVYTCSNKNEAIYMFSPLQQQISNIEVEVTNVDAKKFPVVAVYCNIRDRYGRPIYGLTKENFTIIEDGATITNMSADYLKNMMPAASMVMCVDRSGTLKNYHNDVPWLAEFILQKMHKNDQLKIINFADDTWVANQYDWSRRRALKVLKSFDYGKGRDIGKALYTAISDVLPEMSRRGVILITDGDANEQDFKAYSADIIIDYAKSHFIPVYILTLKTKSPILMRIAQETGGAIYKASELDGLRTVYDAIKKANDYRYVLIYSTFKMKSLKGWWSDLTVNVSYKGQKGTEWAGYFVP from the coding sequence GTGCTAAAAAAAATAATAGTAGTTTTAATAGTACTTATTACATTCATTCCAACCATTGGTATAACCTTAGATAAACAGGTTGCTATTTTCCAGAAAGCCAAAAGTGAAGTGGCCAAGGGGATGTATCACTTTAATGAAATGCATTATCTTGCCGCTATTGAATTTTTCAGAAAAGCATTAGAAGTGTATCCTGAGTACTATACCGCAAATGAATATTTAGCACGTGCCTACAAATTGGCAGGGTATACAAACCTGGCACTTCAACAATGGCAAATCCTGCTTGATATGACCAAAGAAAATCCTCTTATTCAAAATAAAATTGATATGATTAATTTCAGGGGTTCGTTGTACAGCTCGTTTGTACAACCAATTGAACTTATTGAAACAGCTTCATATTTACCTGTTGATTTAGGAAGGTTCCGTTTTTCATCACCCATTGATATTGCCATTGATAATGATAAAAACATGTATATCACATCTTTTTCCAATGGCAAACTTGTAAAGCTTGATCCTAATGGTGAAGGCATTTTTACCCGCACATACAATCTTGACGGTAAGCTCTATGGTATAGATTATAAGTCGGAACTTCTGGCTGTAACTGATTTTGCAAATAATAAAGTGTTTATTATTAACACTGATGGCAAAGTAGTTAAAACAATTGGCAGCACAGGTAATCAGGAAGGCCAGTTTAACGGCCCTGAGGGGGTTTGTTTTGGCGGCGATAGTTCCTTATATGTAGTGGACAGTGGCAATCACCGTGTTCAAAAGTTTGGTTTAGATGGACGATTCATACTGGCATTTGGACAATTTGGTGAATATGAAGGTCAACTGAATAAACCAACTGATGTGGCAGTACGGCATGAAAACGTATATGTGACTGATACAAACAACAAACGGATAGCTGTCTTTGATGATTCAGGTAATTTTGTTGAGAACCTTACACCATCGGAGTTTGCTGTACCCCGTGGAATCTTTGTACAGGGTAACCTCATGGCTGTGAGTGATGAAAAAAAAGGCCTTTTTATGTATAACTTTGAAACAGGTCAATCACAGTGGTTTGTTAGCTGGGAAGGGAAAAAGAAATTTTATCATCTTACTTCGGCTGTTATGGATGATAATGGGTTTGTATATACATGTAGCAATAAAAATGAAGCCATATATATGTTTTCACCTCTTCAGCAACAGATAAGCAACATTGAAGTAGAAGTAACTAATGTTGATGCAAAAAAATTTCCTGTTGTTGCAGTGTATTGCAATATCCGTGACCGTTATGGCAGACCAATCTATGGATTAACAAAGGAAAACTTCACTATCATTGAAGATGGGGCAACAATCACCAATATGAGTGCTGATTATCTAAAAAACATGATGCCAGCAGCTTCAATGGTTATGTGTGTTGACCGTTCAGGTACATTGAAAAACTATCATAATGACGTGCCATGGCTTGCCGAGTTTATATTGCAAAAAATGCATAAAAACGATCAACTAAAAATAATAAACTTTGCTGATGATACCTGGGTTGCCAATCAGTATGATTGGAGTAGGCGCAGAGCATTAAAAGTATTAAAGTCATTTGATTATGGCAAAGGGCGTGATATTGGCAAAGCACTTTATACTGCAATCAGCGATGTCTTGCCTGAAATGTCGCGGCGTGGTGTAATACTCATTACAGATGGTGATGCAAACGAACAAGATTTTAAAGCATATTCTGCTGATATTATCATTGATTATGCAAAATCGCATTTTATTCCAGTGTATATTCTTACATTAAAAACAAAATCCCCAATTTTAATGCGTATAGCCCAGGAAACAGGTGGCGCAATTTATAAAGCAAGTGAATTGGATGGATTACGAACAGTGTATGATGCAATAAAAAAAGCAAACGATTATCGCTATGTATTAATTTATTCAACGTTTAAAATGAAGTCATTGAAGGGATGGTGGTCAGATCTTACTGTCAATGTTTCATACAAAGGCCAGAAGGGTACAGAATGGGCTGGATATTTTGTACCGTAA
- the uvrA gene encoding excinuclease ABC subunit UvrA, which translates to MSQQYIRIKGAREHNLKNISIDIPREKLVVITGLSGSGKSSLAFDTIYAEGQRRYVESLSAYARQFLGQMEKPDVDLIEGLSPAISIEQKTTHRNPRSTVGTVTEIHDYLRLLFARVGVPYCYKCGKPITSQTIDQIVENVLTHSAGTKIQVLAPVVRGRKGLYQDMFEKFKQQGYSRVRVDGQVYSLDDTIKMDKNKKHSIEVIIDRIVLKENIRSRLSDSIETAIELADGQVILIIDDNEQLISTKMTCPDCDISLPELSPRMFSFNSPYGACPTCDGLGFIMQFDPELIVANPDKSLMDGALAVWGKTTSYWYQEQVLTLSRHLKFDPYTPWKKLPKQIQNIVLYGSNGKKFDYSIERFEAQYKFTKEFEGVIPNLMRRYKETQSDEMREWMEGFMRNRVCDACGGKRLRPESLAVKVIDKNIADISALSIKEAVKFFNDLSMSETQMTIARQILKEIRARLQFLSNVGIDYLTLDRAAGTLSGGEAQRIRLATQIGSGLTGVLYILDEPSIGLHQRDNKKLLDTLKELRDIGNTVIVVEHDEETIRESDYVVDLGPGAGLDGGYVVAQGTPREIEQNETSITGLYLRGKRYIKTPSRRRKTEKYLTIRGAAENNLKSIDVSFPLGVFTCVTGVSGSGKSTLVIDILYKALASLKMRSKDYPGKFNKIEGIEYIDKVIDVDQSPIGRTPRSNPATYTGTFTPIRELFANLPDSKIRGYKPGRFSFNVTGGRCEACWGDGIKKIEMHFLPDVYITCEVCKGKRYNHETLEVRYKGKNIYEVLEMTVDEAYEFFINIPSIKSKLETLKRVGLGYIKLGQPATTLSGGEAQRVKLSTELSKRATGNTLYILDEPTTGLHFADVEKLVDVLQSLVEKGNTVIVIEHNLDVIKCADWIIDLGPEGGDAGGRIIAQGTPEDVAKASGSYTGQFLKQILSRK; encoded by the coding sequence ATGAGTCAGCAATATATTCGCATCAAAGGTGCCCGTGAGCACAATTTAAAAAACATTTCTATTGACATTCCACGGGAAAAGCTGGTTGTTATAACAGGACTTTCCGGATCAGGGAAGTCCTCTTTAGCTTTTGATACCATTTATGCTGAAGGGCAACGACGGTATGTTGAATCGTTGTCGGCGTATGCAAGGCAGTTTTTGGGCCAGATGGAAAAACCTGATGTTGACCTTATTGAAGGGCTTTCACCTGCAATATCCATTGAACAGAAAACCACTCACCGCAATCCTCGTTCAACAGTGGGTACTGTAACCGAAATTCATGATTACCTGCGTTTACTGTTTGCACGGGTTGGAGTGCCATACTGTTATAAGTGCGGAAAACCCATAACCTCACAAACCATTGACCAGATTGTTGAAAACGTACTTACCCATAGTGCCGGGACAAAAATACAGGTACTTGCTCCGGTTGTGCGTGGGCGCAAGGGTTTGTATCAGGATATGTTTGAAAAATTCAAGCAGCAAGGGTATTCGCGAGTCAGAGTTGATGGGCAGGTGTATTCACTTGATGATACAATAAAAATGGATAAAAATAAAAAACATTCCATTGAGGTCATCATTGACAGGATAGTACTTAAAGAGAATATCCGTTCACGATTATCAGATTCAATTGAGACTGCAATTGAATTAGCTGATGGTCAGGTAATATTAATCATAGATGATAACGAGCAGTTAATTTCCACCAAAATGACCTGTCCTGACTGTGATATTTCATTACCGGAACTATCGCCCCGCATGTTTTCCTTTAATAGTCCATATGGTGCCTGTCCAACCTGTGATGGCCTTGGATTTATCATGCAGTTTGATCCAGAGCTTATTGTTGCCAATCCCGATAAATCACTGATGGATGGGGCACTGGCGGTATGGGGTAAAACTACCAGCTACTGGTATCAGGAACAGGTGCTGACGCTGTCACGGCATCTTAAGTTTGATCCCTATACGCCGTGGAAAAAGCTGCCAAAACAAATTCAGAATATTGTTTTATATGGATCAAATGGTAAAAAATTTGACTATTCTATTGAGCGATTTGAAGCGCAATATAAATTTACAAAAGAATTTGAAGGTGTGATACCAAATTTAATGCGTCGTTATAAAGAAACACAATCTGATGAGATGCGCGAATGGATGGAAGGCTTTATGCGCAATAGAGTATGTGATGCATGTGGCGGCAAAAGACTAAGGCCTGAAAGCTTAGCAGTGAAAGTTATTGATAAGAATATTGCTGATATTAGTGCACTGTCCATTAAAGAAGCAGTAAAATTTTTTAATGACTTGTCGATGTCTGAAACTCAAATGACAATTGCCCGCCAGATACTTAAAGAAATACGAGCACGTTTGCAATTTCTTTCCAATGTGGGTATTGATTATCTGACCCTTGACCGTGCGGCAGGGACATTGTCTGGGGGTGAAGCACAGCGCATACGGCTTGCCACGCAGATTGGGTCAGGTTTAACGGGTGTGCTGTATATTCTTGATGAGCCAAGCATTGGTCTGCATCAGCGTGACAACAAAAAGCTTTTAGATACATTAAAAGAATTGCGTGATATTGGCAACACGGTGATTGTGGTTGAACATGATGAAGAGACAATCCGTGAATCAGACTATGTTGTTGACCTGGGTCCTGGTGCAGGGCTTGATGGTGGCTATGTGGTAGCGCAGGGGACACCGCGGGAAATAGAACAAAATGAAACATCAATTACTGGATTATATTTACGTGGGAAGAGGTATATAAAAACACCGTCAAGGCGCAGAAAGACTGAAAAGTATTTAACTATACGGGGTGCGGCAGAAAATAATTTGAAGTCAATAGATGTGTCATTCCCTTTAGGGGTGTTTACCTGTGTTACCGGTGTTTCCGGTTCAGGAAAATCTACTTTAGTAATTGATATTTTATATAAGGCACTGGCATCATTGAAGATGCGCAGCAAAGACTATCCCGGTAAATTCAATAAGATAGAAGGGATAGAATATATTGACAAAGTAATAGATGTTGACCAGTCACCCATTGGAAGAACACCACGTTCCAATCCCGCTACTTATACCGGTACCTTTACGCCAATCCGTGAGCTTTTTGCAAATTTACCTGATTCAAAGATTAGAGGGTACAAGCCGGGGAGGTTTTCATTCAATGTAACAGGAGGCAGATGTGAGGCATGCTGGGGTGATGGCATTAAAAAGATAGAAATGCATTTTTTACCCGACGTTTATATAACCTGTGAAGTATGTAAAGGTAAACGCTATAACCATGAAACATTGGAAGTTCGTTATAAAGGGAAAAATATATATGAAGTACTGGAAATGACTGTTGATGAAGCCTATGAGTTTTTTATTAATATCCCATCAATAAAATCTAAGCTTGAAACATTAAAACGGGTAGGGCTGGGATATATCAAATTGGGTCAGCCTGCAACAACACTGTCAGGTGGTGAGGCACAAAGGGTTAAACTATCTACTGAGCTATCAAAACGCGCTACAGGCAACACACTGTATATCCTTGATGAGCCAACTACTGGATTGCACTTTGCTGATGTGGAAAAGCTTGTTGATGTATTACAAAGTTTAGTTGAAAAGGGCAATACTGTCATTGTTATAGAGCATAATTTAGATGTAATAAAATGTGCTGACTGGATCATTGACTTAGGGCCAGAAGGTGGTGATGCAGGTGGGCGTATCATTGCCCAGGGCACACCAGAAGATGTGGCTAAGGCTTCAGGTTCATATACAGGACAATTTTTAAAACAGATTTTATCCCGCAAATAG
- a CDS encoding clostripain-related cysteine peptidase: protein MKKHFLNLSKFMYLFSLILIFILSSCGGGGSDSNDKPSWTIMVYMAADNDLSMYTYSDLNEMISSINNDGNVTIIALCDQDGNSDTNLYKIKYYSTEQLFDATLGVTSNSSELNMGDPQTLSKFIDFCKNNYPADNYALVLWNHGGGWRNKMPQKISIQNLDSIKQYIADKKLKSTTTKSSLSTLLAKKTTLPVKAVCWDETDNNDYLTMAEVKQAVSGKGLTLIGFDACLMGMVEVAYELKDCAQYMVASEETIPGFGWAYDYLLQKFYASSQSPVDLGKAIIDGYKESYEEHGEDGVTLSLIDLSKMDALANAIDTFASSLQSQADKSIITAARHKTLCFTVPHYIDLYHFAQNASSFTGASDVMHAVQDAVVYHTYLDDSGEYGFDNSHGLSIYFPVNKDYDSEYSDYNTSNIDFAQKSWDEHLANYFVNATKHTIETFPNGGGSDTDTYIAVFYYNNGILNYLWEDDDNGTTSLYSKINIPLASGSIYYILCLDIWGDYGYYSILVNQNGGGLSSSTPSSYDVNEPDDNWEQAKQIIYGTVYDYYLSYKDLDWMYTIIP, encoded by the coding sequence ATGAAAAAGCATTTTCTTAATCTCTCAAAGTTTATGTATCTGTTTTCACTTATTTTAATTTTTATTCTGTCTTCGTGTGGAGGCGGAGGTAGTGATAGTAATGATAAGCCAAGCTGGACAATTATGGTATACATGGCTGCAGATAATGATCTTTCAATGTATACGTACTCCGACCTTAATGAAATGATTAGTAGTATTAACAACGATGGGAATGTCACCATTATTGCTTTATGTGACCAAGATGGAAATTCCGATACAAATTTATATAAAATTAAATATTATTCAACCGAGCAATTGTTTGATGCAACCTTGGGAGTTACCTCAAACTCTTCCGAACTTAATATGGGTGATCCCCAAACATTAAGTAAATTTATTGATTTTTGCAAAAACAACTATCCTGCTGATAATTATGCTCTTGTTCTATGGAATCATGGAGGTGGATGGCGCAATAAAATGCCCCAAAAAATTTCTATACAAAATTTAGACAGCATAAAACAATATATTGCAGATAAAAAATTAAAAAGCACTACCACTAAAAGTTCATTATCAACCCTTTTGGCAAAAAAAACCACTTTGCCAGTAAAAGCTGTATGCTGGGATGAGACTGATAATAATGACTACCTTACAATGGCCGAAGTAAAGCAAGCCGTTAGCGGCAAAGGCTTAACGTTAATTGGATTTGATGCTTGCCTTATGGGAATGGTTGAGGTTGCTTATGAGCTAAAAGACTGTGCACAGTATATGGTTGCCTCAGAAGAAACTATTCCAGGATTTGGCTGGGCGTATGATTATTTATTACAAAAATTTTATGCAAGCTCGCAATCGCCAGTTGATTTAGGTAAAGCCATAATTGATGGATATAAAGAATCGTATGAAGAACATGGTGAAGATGGTGTTACGTTATCACTTATAGATTTAAGTAAGATGGATGCGCTGGCAAATGCCATTGATACGTTTGCCTCATCATTACAAAGCCAGGCTGACAAAAGCATAATAACTGCAGCACGCCACAAAACATTATGTTTTACAGTTCCTCATTACATTGACCTATACCATTTTGCTCAGAACGCTTCATCATTTACAGGGGCATCTGATGTTATGCATGCAGTGCAGGATGCTGTTGTATACCATACATATTTAGATGATTCAGGTGAATATGGTTTTGATAATTCCCATGGTTTATCAATCTATTTTCCAGTTAATAAAGATTATGATTCTGAATATAGTGACTACAACACATCAAACATAGATTTTGCACAAAAAAGTTGGGATGAGCATTTAGCAAATTACTTTGTCAATGCAACAAAACATACTATTGAAACATTCCCTAATGGTGGTGGTAGTGATACAGATACCTATATTGCTGTATTTTATTACAACAATGGAATATTAAACTACCTGTGGGAAGATGATGATAATGGTACTACTAGTCTTTATTCTAAAATTAATATACCATTAGCGTCTGGAAGTATATATTATATACTATGTTTGGATATTTGGGGTGATTATGGATATTATTCAATCCTTGTAAATCAAAATGGCGGTGGCTTATCATCGTCTACACCATCATCATATGATGTTAATGAACCAGATGATAATTGGGAACAAGCTAAACAAATAATCTATGGTACTGTTTATGATTATTATTTATCATATAAAGACCTTGATTGGATGTATACAATAATTCCTTAA
- a CDS encoding GMC family oxidoreductase, with product MIYSQNDYKKYNSFDADVCVIGSGAGGAVVAYELALMSYSVIVIEEGGYYTTNDYDGKPLKNMKTMWRGAGSTVSFGIPPISIPTGRCVGGTTAINSATCFRTPEHIIMQWKENLRVNIDYKNLEPYFERVEKIINVTELSWDVLGNCAKIIKRGADALGLHCKPLKHNVKNCKGCGTCQFGCVEGAKQSTEVSYIPRALQYNTQLLTHCKAQKILFKNNKAYAVQCNVIGDKGENIAQCIVKAKIIVCACGTMITPLLLKKSGVKNKHLAKHLQIHPCSRVVALMEEVVNGWVGVSQGAYIDDYADEGIMLEGIFVHPSILTASLPGIGNEFFELAQQFSHIAAFGVMVHDTGQGKVFGSLDTPLSWYNLNTQDIETLKKGIAYLSEVFIAAGAKKIFTPIASFPMIHSMDDVVKLKMHTIKRTHIPEVFAFHPLGTCRMGGDSNWGVVDSNGKCFNTDNLYVADGSIVPTSLGVNPQITIMALATKISQHIADDLKKQK from the coding sequence ATGATATACTCACAAAACGATTATAAAAAGTATAATTCATTTGATGCTGATGTGTGTGTTATAGGCAGCGGAGCTGGTGGCGCTGTTGTAGCATATGAGTTAGCTTTGATGAGTTACAGTGTCATTGTCATTGAAGAAGGTGGCTATTATACAACAAACGATTATGATGGAAAGCCTTTAAAGAATATGAAAACAATGTGGCGTGGGGCAGGTAGTACTGTTTCATTTGGCATTCCTCCAATTTCCATTCCTACCGGCAGATGTGTTGGTGGTACAACCGCAATTAATTCGGCAACATGTTTTCGTACGCCAGAACATATTATTATGCAGTGGAAAGAAAATTTGCGGGTTAATATAGATTACAAAAACTTGGAACCATATTTTGAAAGAGTAGAGAAGATTATTAATGTGACGGAATTATCCTGGGATGTCCTGGGTAACTGTGCAAAGATTATCAAACGCGGTGCTGATGCATTGGGTTTACATTGCAAGCCATTAAAGCACAATGTTAAAAATTGCAAGGGGTGTGGTACATGCCAGTTTGGCTGTGTTGAAGGAGCAAAACAAAGTACCGAGGTAAGCTACATCCCACGTGCATTGCAATATAATACTCAATTGCTTACTCATTGCAAAGCACAAAAGATACTCTTTAAAAACAATAAAGCATATGCTGTGCAATGTAATGTTATTGGTGACAAAGGGGAAAATATTGCACAGTGCATTGTGAAAGCAAAAATCATAGTCTGCGCATGTGGTACAATGATTACGCCATTATTGCTTAAAAAAAGTGGTGTTAAGAATAAACATCTTGCCAAACACCTCCAGATACATCCATGTTCGCGTGTTGTTGCTCTGATGGAAGAAGTAGTTAATGGTTGGGTTGGTGTTTCACAGGGTGCATATATTGATGATTATGCAGATGAAGGCATTATGTTGGAAGGCATATTTGTGCACCCATCAATATTAACTGCATCGTTGCCAGGGATTGGGAATGAATTTTTTGAGCTGGCACAGCAATTTTCGCATATTGCTGCATTTGGGGTTATGGTACATGACACCGGTCAGGGAAAGGTTTTTGGTTCGCTGGATACGCCGTTATCATGGTATAATCTGAATACACAGGATATCGAAACATTAAAAAAGGGTATAGCATATTTGTCCGAAGTTTTCATAGCGGCAGGAGCAAAAAAAATATTTACCCCTATCGCTTCATTCCCAATGATACATTCAATGGATGATGTTGTTAAACTTAAAATGCACACCATAAAAAGAACGCACATACCTGAAGTATTTGCATTTCATCCATTGGGTACATGTCGTATGGGTGGCGATAGTAACTGGGGAGTAGTTGATAGCAATGGCAAATGTTTCAACACGGACAATCTGTATGTTGCCGATGGCAGCATTGTACCAACATCACTGGGAGTAAATCCACAGATAACAATAATGGCACTTGCAACAAAGATTTCGCAGCATATTGCAGATGATCTAAAAAAGCAAAAGTAA
- a CDS encoding HAD hydrolase-like protein, with amino-acid sequence MDGTLLRTHGAGKQAMVQAAIEVYGTAGDMESVNFQGRTDPLILMQSLMPHGINEETIFAHIEDFKQRYFAYLKNAMPHAEAILLPGIHELLQALTEYDNIIVGLLTGNFYQGALIKLQHFDIFKYFRMGVFADDTHIRNEMPTIALQRLYSLTGTLFEAEDLIIIGDTIYDIECGKTAGAVTVAVATGWTDAQTLLQHKPDYFFQDLSDTKAFLYTIKELHECIKLKVQ; translated from the coding sequence ATAGACGGGACGTTGCTCAGAACACACGGTGCAGGCAAACAGGCAATGGTTCAAGCTGCCATTGAGGTATATGGTACTGCTGGCGATATGGAATCAGTTAATTTTCAAGGGCGCACTGATCCTCTTATACTCATGCAATCACTGATGCCACATGGTATTAATGAAGAAACTATCTTTGCTCATATAGAGGATTTTAAGCAACGATACTTTGCATACTTAAAAAATGCAATGCCCCATGCTGAAGCAATTCTATTGCCCGGAATCCATGAGTTATTGCAAGCACTCACTGAATATGATAATATAATTGTAGGTCTTTTAACCGGCAACTTTTATCAGGGCGCTTTGATTAAGTTACAGCATTTTGATATCTTCAAGTATTTCCGTATGGGTGTATTTGCTGATGATACCCACATCCGCAATGAAATGCCCACAATAGCGCTTCAAAGGTTATATTCCTTAACAGGCACTTTATTTGAAGCAGAAGACCTCATTATAATTGGCGATACCATCTATGATATTGAGTGTGGCAAAACAGCAGGTGCAGTAACGGTTGCTGTTGCAACGGGATGGACAGATGCTCAAACACTGTTACAGCACAAACCTGATTACTTTTTCCAGGATCTATCGGATACAAAAGCATTTTTATACACAATAAAAGAACTGCATGAGTGCATCAAATTGAAAGTACAATGA
- a CDS encoding metal-dependent hydrolase: MQLGHVAVSFIISSYAPQITGGAMQAFSLESILVAFGAHWLPNLDVIPIKLGWAKDSFHCTWSHSLVFAFAVALILLPFNSAWAALAFVSLIVHFLADMPSSVGLPLLMPFTNKRFTINLWADTGHSGWDALVGTYVQAWTWILEGGAFVFLLVRMYQLGIIS; the protein is encoded by the coding sequence ATGCAATTAGGACATGTAGCTGTATCATTTATCATATCATCATATGCACCGCAAATAACCGGTGGTGCAATGCAGGCATTTTCACTTGAAAGCATTCTGGTGGCGTTTGGTGCGCACTGGCTTCCCAATCTAGATGTTATCCCCATCAAGTTAGGCTGGGCAAAGGATTCATTTCACTGTACATGGTCACATTCGTTGGTGTTTGCATTTGCAGTTGCTCTAATACTGCTACCATTTAACAGCGCCTGGGCAGCACTGGCATTTGTAAGCCTTATTGTGCACTTTCTTGCTGACATGCCAAGTAGTGTTGGGCTGCCACTTCTTATGCCCTTTACCAATAAACGATTTACTATTAACCTGTGGGCTGATACCGGTCACTCAGGCTGGGATGCACTTGTTGGCACCTATGTACAGGCATGGACATGGATACTTGAAGGTGGTGCATTTGTATTTTTATTAGTGCGTATGTATCAGCTTGGCATTATTTCTTAG
- a CDS encoding GMC family oxidoreductase: protein MKTIKSSYEYIIIGSGFGGSFPAYELAKAGKEVCIVERGVWVKRDDSCWDEFALHLQEKPLYQGHTPYLVDQSGKIEDDWPYDTVGGMSTFYGAAAFRLRVQDFEGPPQPDTDKRNTELAWPFNYSTLSPFYDKAEELQCVAGIRGQDITEPPRKKDYPQKPPLQLSRPSQMIWDAATRLGLHPFYIPMAINFTGKCNSTPCILCNTCDHYLCKIQAKMDLSVSVLPKAIHYGAIVLDNHRAVKINFTKNKVQSVDIINQATGQRHTIQCKYLILAAGPIATPHLLLASGIESVSSATRHIGHNLMRHINGVVSGVVPYIANPDNTLAKRVAIADYYFGDSSGKSSPQGNWGIIQDIATPGKGVIKANAPFGLKNIAATFSQFLINQLVIAEDIPQYANRVYCANSKDTFGMPNVAIYHRYHARDIAVRNALYNVAKRILKQAGAKIFYYMPIVTFSHALGTCRMGKNRELSAVNPECRLWDIKNCYITDASVLPTGGSVNPSLTIAANALRVTDIILKR, encoded by the coding sequence ATGAAAACAATTAAATCTTCGTATGAATATATAATCATTGGCAGCGGCTTTGGTGGATCATTCCCCGCATATGAGTTAGCAAAAGCAGGAAAAGAGGTGTGCATTGTTGAACGTGGTGTGTGGGTAAAGCGCGATGATAGCTGCTGGGACGAATTTGCATTGCATCTTCAGGAAAAACCACTATATCAGGGACACACACCCTATTTAGTTGATCAGTCAGGGAAAATTGAAGATGATTGGCCGTATGATACTGTTGGAGGCATGTCAACGTTTTACGGTGCTGCAGCATTCAGGCTCAGAGTTCAGGATTTTGAAGGACCACCACAACCTGATACCGATAAACGCAATACTGAACTGGCATGGCCCTTTAACTATTCTACTCTTTCACCTTTTTATGACAAAGCTGAAGAACTACAGTGCGTTGCCGGCATACGGGGACAGGACATAACCGAACCACCACGAAAAAAGGATTATCCGCAAAAACCACCTCTGCAATTATCACGCCCTTCACAAATGATCTGGGATGCTGCTACACGGCTGGGACTGCATCCATTTTACATACCAATGGCCATTAATTTCACGGGCAAATGTAACAGCACACCGTGCATTCTATGTAATACCTGCGACCATTATCTGTGCAAAATCCAGGCCAAGATGGACTTATCCGTTTCGGTTTTGCCAAAAGCAATACATTACGGGGCTATTGTCCTTGATAATCATCGTGCAGTAAAAATTAATTTTACCAAAAACAAAGTTCAATCAGTTGACATTATTAACCAGGCAACGGGGCAGCGTCATACTATACAATGCAAATATCTCATACTAGCCGCAGGGCCTATCGCCACACCACATTTGTTACTTGCTTCGGGCATTGAAAGCGTTAGTTCTGCAACCCGTCACATTGGACACAACCTGATGCGGCATATTAACGGAGTGGTAAGCGGAGTTGTTCCCTATATAGCAAACCCTGATAACACACTGGCCAAGCGGGTTGCTATCGCTGATTATTATTTTGGCGATAGCTCCGGTAAAAGCTCTCCACAAGGTAACTGGGGCATTATTCAGGATATAGCCACACCGGGCAAAGGCGTGATAAAAGCTAATGCACCGTTTGGATTAAAAAATATTGCTGCAACATTCTCACAATTTCTTATTAACCAATTAGTCATTGCCGAAGATATTCCGCAGTATGCTAATCGAGTGTATTGTGCTAACTCAAAAGATACATTTGGTATGCCCAACGTTGCCATTTACCACAGATATCATGCTCGCGATATTGCTGTACGCAATGCGCTGTACAATGTGGCAAAACGCATACTGAAGCAGGCAGGCGCAAAAATTTTTTACTATATGCCAATAGTAACATTTTCCCATGCACTGGGCACCTGCAGGATGGGAAAAAACCGTGAACTTTCAGCTGTAAACCCTGAGTGCCGTTTGTGGGATATAAAAAATTGCTATATTACCGATGCAAGTGTGCTGCCAACCGGTGGCTCGGTTAATCCAAGTTTAACTATTGCAGCAAATGCTTTGCGTGTAACAGACATCATACTAAAAAGGTAA